The proteins below come from a single Columba livia isolate bColLiv1 breed racing homer chromosome 28, bColLiv1.pat.W.v2, whole genome shotgun sequence genomic window:
- the CERS2 gene encoding ceramide synthase 2, producing the protein MLQTLYSAFWWERLWLPANLTWADLQDRDGRVYAKAADLCVTLPLALLFLVVRHLFETYVATPLAGLLNVKEKVRLKAAPNATLEKFYATTKHPKQADVEALSRQSGCTERQVERWFRRRRNQDRPSLLKKFREASWRFTFYLIAFIAGMAVIVDKPWFYDLREVWKGYPIQSMLPSQYWYYMIELSFYWSLLFSIASDVKRKDFKEQIIHHVATIILISFSWFANYIRAGTLIMALHDSSDYLLESAKMFNYAGWRNTCNNIFIVFAAVFIITRLVILPFWIMHCTLVYPLELYPAFFGYYFFNFMMAVLQALHVFWAFLIIRMAHKFITGKVVEDERSDREETDNSEEEEEGTKNGPLSNGHPVLNNNHRKTD; encoded by the exons ATGTTGCAGACCCTGTACAGCGCGTTCTGGTGGGAGCGGCTCTGGCTGCCCGCCAACCTCACCTGGGCCGACCTGCAGGACCGCGACGGGCGCGTCTACGCCAAGGCCGCCGACCTCTGCGTCACCCTCCCGCTCGCCCTCCTCTTCCTCGTCGTCCGGCACCTCTTCGAGAC GTACGTGGCCACCCCCTTGGCCGGGCTCCTCAACGTCAAGGAGAAGGTCAGGTTAAAAGCCGCCCCCAATGCCACGCTGGAGAAGTTTTACGCCACCACCAAGCACCCCAAGCAG GCGGACGTGGAGGCGCTGTCCAGGCAGAGCGGCTGCACCGAGCGGCAGGTCGAGCGCTGGTTCCGCCGCCGCCGCAACCAGGACCGGCCCAGCCTGCTCAAGAAGTTCCGCGAGGCCAG TTGGCGATTCACCTTTTACCTTATTGCTTTCATTGCTGGCATGGCTGTCATAGTGGAT AAGCCCTGGTTCTACGACCTGCGGGAGGTGTGGAAGGGCTACCCCATCCAG AGCATGCTGCCCTCCCAGTACTGGTACTACATGATCGAGCTCTCCTTCTACTGGTCGCTGCTCTTCAGCATCGCCTCCGACGTCAAGCGCAAG GACTTCAAGGAGCAAATCATCCACCACGTGGCCACCATCATCCTCATCAGCTTCTCCTGGTTCGCCAACTACATCCGCGCGGGGACGCTCATCATGGCCCTGCACGACTCCTCGGACTATCTGCTGGAG TCCGCCAAGATGTTCAACTACGCCGGCTGGAGAAACACCTGCAACAACATCTTCATCGTCTTCGCTGCCGTCTTCATCATCACCCGCCTGGTCATCCTGCCCTTCTG GATCATGCACTGCACGCTGGTTTACCCGCTGGAGCTCTACCCGGCGTTCTTCGGCTACTACTTCTTCAACTTCATGATGGCGGTGCTGCAGGCGCTGCACGTGTTCTGGGCCTTCCTCATCATCCGCATGGCCCACAAGTTCATAACTGGAAAG GTGGTGGAAGACGAGAGGAGCGACCGCGAGGAGACGGACAActcggaggaggaggaggaggggacgAAGAACGGGCCCCTGTCCAACGGGCACCCCGTCCTCAACAACAACCACCGCAAAACCGACTGA